One Bufo gargarizans isolate SCDJY-AF-19 chromosome 3, ASM1485885v1, whole genome shotgun sequence DNA segment encodes these proteins:
- the LOC122930779 gene encoding odorant receptor 131-2-like, which translates to MNITSIDSYVIQLTFWETKGYNILNYICLVIASLFISICIYLIIVLLIVFFTTPHVKENARYILFAHMLINDTLYLILAFVLSVTFMYVVYIPMPICYIMVSLAGTTFKVTPYNLAVMALERYIAICFPLRHIVFCTTQRSYFVIAVLWFIGTLPNVADFIVLIVTAEKSFFSQYLLCTHDSIILKPLQSSIRSFSLITSIILVSLIIMFTYMRVILIARKTNSKSSSASKAGRTLMLHAFQLLLSLLSLTSTFTESYKGEYVLILVIFNFLFFMCLPRLLSPFIYGIRDEVFRKCIKKMYSLKQ; encoded by the coding sequence ATGAATATAACTAGCATTGATTCATATGTCATCCAGCTGACCTTCTGGGAAACGAAGGGCTACAATATTCTCAATTACATATGTCTTGTCATAGCAAGCTTATTCATCTCCATCTGTATCTACCTCATCattgttctactgattgtcttctTCACTACTCCACATGTCAAGGAGAATGCTCGATATATACTCTTCGCCCACATGCTCATCAATGATACATTGTATCTCATCCTGGCATTTGTCCTCTCAGTGACCTTTATGTATGTTGTATACATTCCAATGCCCATCTGCTATATAATGGTCAGTCTTGCTGGTACGACCTTCAAGGTGACTCCCTACAACCTAGCCGTCATGGCATTGGAGCGTTACATAGCCATTTGTTTCCCTTTGAGGCACATCGTGTTTTGTACCACTCAACGATCTTATTTTGTCATTGCAGTCTTGTGGTTTATTGGAACACTACCTAATGTTGCCGATTTTATTGTCTTGATTGTCACAGCTGAGAAGAGTTTTTTCTCCCAATATCTACTATGTACCCATGATTCAATCATATTGAAACCTTTGCAGTCCAGTATAAGGTCCTTCTCCTTGATCACTAGTATAATTCTGGTGAGTCTTATCATAATGTTTACCTACATGAGAGTTATTCTCATAGCGCGAAAAACTAATTCCAAGAGTTCTTCTGCTTCGAAGGCCGGTAGGACCCTAATGCTCCATGCCTTTCAATTGCTACTAAGTCTCCTGTCATTGACATCCACGTTCACAGAGTCATACAAAGGAGAATATGTCTTAATTttggttatttttaatttcctGTTTTTTATGTGTTTGCCACGGCTCCTCAGCCCTTTTATATATGGCATTAGAGATGAAGTGTTCAgaaaatgcattaaaaagatgTATTCATTAAAACAATAA